One genomic region from Euleptes europaea isolate rEulEur1 chromosome 6, rEulEur1.hap1, whole genome shotgun sequence encodes:
- the TRMT5 gene encoding tRNA (guanine(37)-N1)-methyltransferase → MRVFKQLNGFFARLPKIKHFGTTASNTSLPPVWVLRGQTFDWLPGRLSAAPRKNFVTMPEMLDCQADLNLYVPPSRVRGMTILDRAAFTKQVVLPALKVKKDILHRVAKSLKGVLLQRPGLKRVVDDPEDEDGRLILLDPRKIPADYSLAEAQQEVLKSFNVSPEVLTYNLELTYDQFKVEDVLQAVLPEGQDVITAFSRIGHIAHLNLRDHQLPYKHLIGQVIIDKNPGLTCAVNKTNIIDSAYRNFQMEVLAGEEASMITKVKENYITYEFDFSKVYWNPRLSTAHSRIVDLLKPGDVLFDVFAGVGPFAVPAAKKKCTVFANDLNPESYKWLRHNCKLNKVEQRVQAFNMDGRDFLEGPVKEALTQQLASKDQQHALHIVMNLPAMAIDFLDVFRHLLAGEPGSPELPMVHCYSFSKHDDPARDVQERAEARLGASLEGRCSVELVRNVAPHKEMMCISFRVPAEVLYEELPSGAGADHLQEPASKRLRPSEECSEEERKEAL, encoded by the exons ATGAG ggttttcaagcaaTTAAATGGCTTCTTTGCGAGACTCCcgaaaataaaacattttggaaCGACTGCATCAAATACATCACTTCCACCTGTCTGGGTGCTTCGGGGCCAGACTTTTGATTGGCTGCCTGGACGTCTCTCAGCAGCTCCGAGGAAAAATTTCGTCACCATGCCGGAGATGCTGGACTGTCAAGCTGACCTCAACCTGTACGTGCCTCCCTCCAGAGTCCGCGGCATGACCATCCTGGACCGAGCTGCTTTCACCAAGCAGGTTGTCCTCCCGGCCCTTAAGGTTAAGAAAGACATCCTTCACAGAGTGGCAAAATCTCTCAAAGGGGTCCTGCTCCAGCGACCAGGCCTAAAGAGAGTTGTTGACGATCCAGAAGATGAAGATGGAAGGTTGATTTTGTTGGATCCTCGTAAAATCCCTGCCGACTATTCACTGGCCGAAGCGCAGCAAGAGGTCTTAAAGAGCTTTAACGTTAGCCCCGAGGTGCTCACGTACAACCTGGAACTCACCTATGACCAGTTCAAGGTGGAAGACGTTCTACAGGCCGTGCTTCCTGAAGGCCAGGACGTAATCACTGCATTCAGCAGGATTGGTCATATAGCTCATTTGAATCTGAGAGACCATCAGCTGCCCTACAAGCATTTAATCG GCCAAGTGATCATCGACAAGAATCCGGGGCTGACCTGCGCCGTAAATAAGACCAATATCATAGATAGCGCCTATCGCAACTTTCAGATGGAGGTGCTGGCAGGAGAGGAAGCCAGTATGATAACAAAG GTGAAAGAGAACTACATCACATACGAATTTGATTTTTCCAAAGTCTACTGGAATCCCCGCCTCAGTACAGCACACTCGCGCATCGTTGACCTCTTAAAGCCGGGAGACGTCCTCTTCGACGTCTTTGCGGGGGTGGGGCCTTTCGCTGTCCCGGCAGCGAAGAAAAAGTGCACCGTGTTCGCCAACGACCTCAACCCCGAATCCTACAAATGGCTGCGGCACAACTGCAAGCTGAACAAAGTGGAGCAGAGGGTCCAGGCCTTCAACATGGATGGCCGGGACTTCCTGGAGGGGCCTGTGAAGGAAGCGCTGACTCAGCAGCTGGCCTCAAAGGACCAGCAGCATGCCCTGCACATCGTCATGAACCTGCCGGCCATGGCCATCGACTTCCTCGACGTCTTCAGGCACCTCTTGGCTggagagccgggcagccccgaaCTCCCCATGGTGCACTGCTACAGCTTCTCCAAGCACGACGACCCCGCGCGGGATGTGCAGGAGAGAGCGGAAGCCCGCTTGGGGGCTTCCTTGGAGGGCCGCTGCTCCGTGGAGCTGGTGAGGAACGTGGCGCCCCACAAGGAAATGATGTGCATCAGCTTCCGCGTACCAGCGGAGGTGCTGTACGAGGAGCTGCCTTCAGGGGCAG GTGCAGATCACCTTCAAGAACCAGCCTCCAAACGCCTGCGCCCAAGTGAAGAGTGCtcagaagaagaaaggaaagaggctCTTTAG